The Methylomonas koyamae genome has a segment encoding these proteins:
- a CDS encoding rhodanese-like domain-containing protein translates to MKNFKTVSVAESEQLIAAQQPMILDCRDLKDYRAGHIENAMHVHEQLRDSLLRKADKTKPLLIYCYYGHASEHLAEMFGDFGFQAVYSLAGGYADWKEQHKLER, encoded by the coding sequence ATGAAAAACTTTAAAACGGTTTCCGTCGCCGAATCGGAGCAATTGATAGCCGCGCAGCAGCCGATGATTCTGGATTGCCGCGACTTGAAGGATTACCGGGCCGGCCACATCGAAAACGCCATGCACGTGCACGAACAACTGCGCGATTCCCTGCTGCGCAAGGCCGATAAAACCAAGCCGCTGCTGATTTATTGCTATTACGGCCACGCCAGCGAACATTTGGCTGAAATGTTCGGCGATTTCGGCTTCCAAGCGGTTTACAGTCTGGCCGGCGGTTATGCCGACTGGAAAGAGCAGCACAAACTTGAAAGGTGA
- a CDS encoding dinitrogenase iron-molybdenum cofactor biosynthesis protein → MEQLSRDLALRIALASRVLPGVDVATLIGILHEKAGSPLTDEKLKSITVTNLKTGIGSHDGEEDGEDIDIGLANIKLAVRYLWGEEDGDEGLPEIMPYKDGDLPESIRVAIASNSGALLNGHFGSCIRFLVYQLSRDDMRLVDIRSTVDADTADDKNLFRAELIKDCHVLFVQSIGGPAAAKVIRADIYPIKIPDVIEATDQLREFQKVFDAPPPWMAKALGKSAEERKRFVAQE, encoded by the coding sequence ATGGAACAATTATCACGAGATTTGGCGTTACGGATTGCGTTGGCGTCGCGCGTGCTGCCCGGCGTCGATGTGGCGACGCTGATCGGCATCTTGCACGAAAAGGCCGGCTCGCCGCTGACGGACGAGAAGTTGAAGTCGATTACTGTGACTAACTTAAAAACCGGTATCGGCAGCCACGACGGCGAGGAGGATGGCGAGGACATCGATATCGGCCTGGCCAACATCAAACTGGCCGTGCGCTACCTGTGGGGCGAGGAAGACGGCGACGAAGGTTTGCCGGAAATCATGCCTTACAAGGACGGCGATTTGCCGGAGTCGATCCGGGTCGCGATTGCGTCGAACAGCGGCGCATTATTGAACGGCCATTTCGGCTCCTGCATCCGCTTCCTGGTGTACCAGTTGTCGCGCGACGACATGCGGCTGGTGGATATCCGCTCCACGGTCGATGCCGACACCGCCGACGACAAAAACCTGTTCCGCGCCGAACTGATCAAGGATTGCCATGTGCTGTTCGTGCAGTCGATCGGCGGTCCGGCTGCGGCCAAAGTGATCCGCGCCGACATTTACCCGATCAAGATTCCGGACGTGATCGAAGCCACCGACCAACTGCGCGAATTCCAGAAAGTATTCGACGCGCCGCCGCCGTGGATGGCCAAGGCATTGGGCAAGAGCGCTGAGGAGCGGAAGCGCTTCGTGGCGCAGGAATAA
- a CDS encoding sensor histidine kinase, protein MFIEAEDPSKILAVAPNPDLRNRLDAMFNGSAQASLQSAAENLSYQFLGCSSAAEATAAIRGGIKSGQVFQLALVENSLPDAQGLDLIRSLWQADADLHVVLCCAGQELSWEQIAAKLGESDQLLILEKPFSDLELRQIIHAALRKWQSHNVMRYMEQQIELRTQAIEQANKNLLQAEKLAAVGQLAAGIAHEINTPAQYVGDNLQAIGDFFASVTHLLEQYRKLLAAQGEHRQLIDQLEQQADLAFILEDAPLAIAQSLEGISQIVRIVQAMKGFSHSGQSNAGWVNVNLALENTLLIARNSYKYVAEVETDFGDVPAIECFPGELAQVFLNIIVNAAQAIEDGKKGGGKIVIRTAAVGDCVEIRIADNGPGIPEPIRDRIFDPFFTTKDFGKGSGQGLHIAYRIVNQQHGGSLSFASETGQGTEFVVRLNRQLRR, encoded by the coding sequence ATGTTTATCGAAGCCGAAGACCCTTCCAAAATCCTGGCGGTCGCCCCGAATCCTGACTTGCGCAACCGGCTCGACGCGATGTTCAACGGCAGCGCCCAAGCATCGTTGCAATCCGCTGCGGAAAACCTGAGTTATCAGTTTCTGGGCTGCTCCAGCGCGGCTGAAGCGACTGCCGCTATTCGCGGAGGCATCAAGTCCGGACAAGTTTTCCAGCTGGCATTGGTCGAAAACAGCCTGCCGGACGCCCAAGGCTTGGATCTGATCCGCAGTCTGTGGCAAGCCGATGCCGACCTGCATGTCGTGTTATGTTGTGCCGGCCAGGAGCTGAGCTGGGAACAAATTGCCGCGAAATTGGGCGAAAGCGACCAGTTGTTGATCTTGGAAAAACCGTTCAGCGACCTGGAATTGCGCCAGATAATCCACGCCGCGTTGCGCAAATGGCAGTCGCACAATGTGATGCGCTATATGGAGCAACAAATCGAGCTGCGCACCCAGGCCATCGAACAAGCCAACAAAAACCTGCTGCAAGCCGAAAAACTGGCCGCGGTCGGCCAGCTTGCCGCTGGCATTGCCCACGAAATTAACACGCCGGCGCAATACGTCGGCGACAATCTGCAAGCCATCGGCGATTTCTTCGCCAGCGTTACCCACCTGCTGGAACAGTACCGCAAATTACTCGCGGCACAGGGCGAGCATCGGCAATTGATCGACCAATTGGAACAACAGGCCGATCTGGCGTTTATCCTGGAAGACGCGCCGCTAGCCATCGCCCAATCGTTGGAAGGCATTTCTCAAATCGTCCGTATCGTGCAAGCCATGAAAGGGTTCTCGCATAGCGGACAAAGCAACGCCGGCTGGGTCAACGTGAATCTGGCGCTGGAGAATACGTTGCTGATTGCCCGCAACAGCTACAAATATGTGGCGGAAGTCGAAACCGATTTCGGCGACGTGCCGGCTATCGAATGCTTCCCGGGAGAATTGGCCCAGGTATTTTTGAACATCATCGTCAACGCCGCGCAAGCGATCGAGGACGGCAAAAAAGGCGGCGGTAAAATCGTGATCCGCACCGCGGCGGTCGGCGATTGCGTCGAAATCCGGATTGCCGACAACGGGCCGGGTATCCCGGAACCGATTCGCGACCGCATCTTCGACCCGTTCTTCACGACCAAGGACTTCGGCAAAGGCAGCGGCCAAGGCCTACATATCGCCTACCGCATCGTCAACCAACAACACGGCGGCTCGCTGAGCTTCGCCAGCGAAACCGGACAGGGTACCGAGTTTGTGGTACGGCTAAACCGGCAATTGCGCCGTTAA
- a CDS encoding SpoIIE family protein phosphatase gives MADTSQDKILCVDDEQNILDMFRRTLGRQFALFTASSAADALRILQHERDIAVIMSDYSMPGANGLEFLQRAGEISPDSVQIVLTGNIEIDVAIKAINEAHIFRYLPKPCPMEVTKKIIADALAHYRLVVAKRQLSEQLEQKNLELLQRNAELAEKQALLEHELETAKIVCSKFGKYGYQVPNGLDFFISAKEAVGGDFILNAVSRDGQAFYLMMGDLTGHGLQSALGGLLVTEIFDAQCPDRPPLHELASIINRKMCRKLPTGLFCAAALMVLDLAAGRLQVWNGGMPDIYFLDKQGRIADKVHSANLPLGIAADAGLIGTIADYDIGGIESVFLYSDGVTDQIGAGLGLFGAEALKHALAAAPTAARRIDRVVAQLRNHQQHQPQTDDISMAEVNLPRICRALTIR, from the coding sequence ATGGCGGATACATCACAAGACAAAATTCTGTGCGTAGATGACGAGCAAAATATATTGGACATGTTCAGACGCACGCTGGGCCGGCAGTTCGCATTGTTTACCGCAAGTTCCGCCGCAGACGCGCTGCGCATCCTGCAGCACGAGCGCGACATCGCCGTGATCATGTCCGATTACAGCATGCCCGGCGCCAACGGTTTGGAGTTTCTGCAGCGCGCCGGCGAGATATCGCCCGACAGCGTGCAAATTGTGCTGACCGGAAACATCGAGATCGACGTCGCCATCAAAGCGATCAACGAAGCCCACATCTTTCGCTACTTGCCCAAACCTTGCCCGATGGAGGTCACCAAAAAAATCATTGCCGACGCGCTGGCGCACTACCGGCTGGTGGTCGCCAAGCGCCAATTGAGCGAACAACTGGAACAGAAAAACCTGGAATTGCTGCAACGTAACGCCGAATTGGCCGAAAAACAGGCGCTGCTGGAACACGAGCTGGAGACCGCCAAAATCGTTTGCAGCAAATTCGGCAAATACGGTTACCAAGTGCCGAACGGCCTGGACTTTTTCATCTCGGCCAAGGAGGCGGTGGGCGGCGATTTCATCCTGAACGCCGTCAGCCGCGACGGCCAGGCGTTTTATCTGATGATGGGCGATTTGACCGGCCACGGTTTGCAATCGGCGCTGGGCGGATTACTGGTCACCGAAATTTTCGACGCACAATGTCCGGACCGTCCGCCCTTGCACGAGTTGGCCTCTATCATTAACCGGAAAATGTGCCGTAAATTACCGACCGGTTTGTTTTGTGCGGCCGCGCTGATGGTGTTGGATTTGGCCGCGGGCCGGTTACAGGTGTGGAACGGCGGCATGCCGGATATTTACTTTTTGGACAAGCAGGGCCGCATCGCCGATAAAGTGCACTCCGCAAATCTGCCGCTCGGCATTGCCGCCGACGCCGGCCTGATCGGCACCATCGCCGACTACGACATCGGCGGGATCGAGTCGGTGTTTCTCTACAGCGACGGCGTTACCGACCAAATCGGCGCCGGTCTCGGCTTGTTCGGGGCCGAGGCTTTAAAGCACGCGCTGGCGGCCGCCCCTACTGCAGCAAGGCGTATCGATCGGGTGGTTGCGCAATTGCGCAACCACCAACAGCATCAGCCGCAAACGGACGACATCTCGATGGCCGAAGTCAATTTACCGCGTATTTGCCGGGCTCTGACGATCCGATGA